Proteins co-encoded in one Arachis hypogaea cultivar Tifrunner chromosome 11, arahy.Tifrunner.gnm2.J5K5, whole genome shotgun sequence genomic window:
- the LOC112722699 gene encoding novel plant SNARE 13 isoform X2 yields the protein MRECKRLIKEFDREIKDGEGRNSQEVNKQLNDEKQSMIKELNSYVALRKTYMNTIGNKKIELFDMGAGAGEPTAEENVKLASEMSNQELIKEGMKQMDETDQAIERSKQVVQQTLEVGTQTATTLKGQTEQMGRIVNELDSIQFSIKKASQLVKEIGRKVATDKCIMLFLFLIVCGVIAIIVVKIVNPNNKDIRDIPGLAPPAQTRRLLYVRSREHFD from the exons ATGAGGGAATGCAAAAG GTTGATAAAGGAGTTTGATCGTGAAATTAAAGATGGGGAGGGAAGAAATTCCCAAGAAGTGAACAAGCAACTCAATGACGAAAAGCAATCAATG ATCAAGGAGCTAAACTCATATGTGGCACTGAGAAAAAC GTACATGAATACCATTGGCAATAAGAAAATTGAGCTTTTTGATATGGGAGCAGGAGCAGGTGAACCTACAGCTGAAGAAAATGTTAAATTGGCTTCAG AAATGTCAAATCAAGAACTTATCAAGGAGGGGATGAAGCAAATGGATGAAACTGATCAGGCTATTGAAAGATCTAAGCAG GTTGTACAACAAACCCTTGAAGTAGGCACTCAAACTGCTACCACCTTGAAGGGTCAA ACTGAGCAAATGGGTCGCATTGTCAATGAGCTTGACTCTATTCAGTTCTCAATTAAGAAGGCATCCCAACTTGTTAAGGAGATTGGTAGAAAG GTAGCTACAGACAAGTGCATTATGCTTTTCCTATTCCTTATCGTCTGTGGTGTAATCGCCATTATTGTGGTGAAG ATTGTGAATCCCAACAACAAAGATATTAGGGATATTCCGGGATTGGCTCCTCCAGCTCAGACCAGGAGACTCTTGTATGTAAGGAGCAGAGAACATTTTGATTGA
- the LOC112721848 gene encoding uncharacterized protein, with product METSRNPQPRQRRPSWTDYARRRRQNMTEEQRQQYLARRRASYREMIRQGKQVAISTDTTSMPNTGGGARLTTNIGVARLTTIRQMARATTYHQSVTGMEAHGNRTATGTEIYGNGAGPSNRSSGVHQDTITTTNSNSQPIASYEPTINNTRSHANINEIRHHVRTSHNCARNFQANTTVLQTTLPPTRTCTHCNARLFHHETFDMCCNGGKVSLPQVNAPQELLDIFLDPSAEGNHFRKHIRGYNHVFSFTSCGVHIDEQLASASHGIYTFRAQGSMYHSIGGFHPDQGARPRFLQLYIYDTDHELQNRMQENTQLHERLVLKLQQLLHRYNPFIHVFRQLAQRLDVQECSLVIRERPANQPQYSLPTASQVAAIIVGDDIETMVRGRDIKVQTHAGNLRRIQEFVGYYDPLQYPLLFPFGTHGWDINTRTQRGNKVSCRTYYSHMLQIRPNDHSTVLQAGRLLQQYVVDNYVKMETGKLRWVRQRQRELRAELYQGLQDALHTGENNAENVGRRTILPSSFVGSRRDMTQRYEDGMAIVLKEGKPDIFLTMTCNPSWSEIASELSPTQTPQDRPDLTTRIFRSKFEQLKQDVITKGVLGKVKSYIYVTEFQKRGLPHVHMLLILENNDKLSDPDQYDSLVQAEIPCKETEPHLHEAVLRHMVHGPCGTLNQSSPCMKNGQCKRNYPKEFVPETRRGDDSYPQYRRRFDTPIPINQNVTIDNRWVVPYNPWLLLKYDCHINVEICSSIKSIKYLYKYCYKGPDRVAMEVHKSSHYDEVQQFIDARWIAAPEACWRIFRFNLYRMYPSVERLQVHLPNQHQVSFYEHQTISEIVNNDYFSRTMLTEFFALNRADDQQSRHLLYRKIPEYYSWHSKEKEWRRRRSQKRAIGRIYTVSPTEGEKFYLRILLSNVRGPTGWDDLLTVDGVQYSSFRQSAQHRGLLESDSSIRSCLVEASILRMPCALRRLFATILIFCEPTDVRSLWDEFLSCMVDDYASTSTTTCNGLTNRLLRDLNDILLQHGKHIAQYDLPALTSDSDNDNFMPRIIQEEMSIEVPQEDLCSIERLNHDQSAAFRCIMNTIDRRESGVFFVDGPGGAGKTFLYRAIIADLRSKGHIVLVTASSGIAATLLPGGRTAHSRFKIPINADPSSTCNISKQSDLAKLIRQTTAIIWDEAPMTNKATMESLDRTLRDILENNTPFGGKVMVMGGDFRQVLPVVPKGSKSQMISASIVKSHLWAFTKILHLRQNMRSLNDRDFAEYLMRIGDGIEPTICEDLVQIEVGMAIPWEGEASLHKLIEETFPNLQSHGWDASYMVERAILTPKNHDVQQLNDIVINQFPGDERILASFDEVEGDTNNLYQQEYLNSISTGGLPPHMLKVKKGAPLMLLRNIDPKAGLCNGTRLLCRGTFQNMLDVEILTGHHSGKRAFLPRIKHKTTENSGLPFVLIRKQFPVRLSFALTINKSQGQTIPKVGIYLPKHVFSHGQLYVALSRSISQSTTKILVKEGTVDGKRGQFTKNVVFKEILLPAPQVHPIKIYSIGWGGTVKADKTQLWKMSPQNEIINMVLKFGKLHMTKLLLCAINLRFLMGGQTKAWHKNSASLQFFMVKALLLWTVNSKKSGSMGENAGGAPLLGCNAAKSLTKRSCLQGRRCSMEKTLGARKRGRKVHVQYFAFVIVGERILQVGSLVNGTCEVL from the exons CACTGGTGGAGGTGCCCGATTAACTACAAATATAGGGGTAGCCAGATTGACTACAATTAGACAAATGGCCAGAGCTACCACTTATCATCAATCTGTTACGG GAATGGAAGCGCATGGCAATAGAACTGCCACAG GTACCGAAATATATGGTAACGGAGCTGGTCCAAGTAATAGATCATCTG GTGTACATCAAGACACCATTACAACTACTAATTCAAATTCTCAACCAATTGCTTCTTATGAACCAACTATAAACAATACTAGAAGTCATGCAAATATAAATG AAATTAGACACCATGTCCGAACATCCCACAATTGTGCTCGAAATTTTCAAGCGAATACAACAGTGCTTCAAACTACACTGCCTCCTACAAGGACATGTACACACTGTAATGCACGTCTGTTTCACCATGAAACATTTGACATGTGTTGCAATGGAGGAAAAGTCTCTTTGCCCCAAGTAAATGCTCCTCAGGAATTACTAGACATCTTCTTAGACCCTTCCGCAGAAGGGAACCATTTTAGGAAACACATTCGTGGTTACAATCATGTTTTTTCATTCACTTCGTGTGGTGTACACATAGACGAACAATTAGCTTCAGCAAGTCATGGTATATATACATTCCGTGCTCAAGGATCAATGTACCACAGTATAGGAGGATTTCATCCGGATCAGGGGGCGCGGCCACGCTTCTTGCAACTATATATATACGATACTGATCACGAGTTACAAAATAGGATGCAGGAGAACACACAACTGCATGAAAGATTGGTTTTGAAGCTACAACAATTGTTGCACCGATATAATCCTTTTATCCATGTATTCCGCCAGCTTGCACAACGACTAGATGTGCAAGAGTGTAGTTTGGTGATCAGAGAGCGACCTGCTAATCAACCACAATACAGTCTCCCAACTGCTTCACAAGTAGCAGCCATAATAGTCGGTGATGATATTGAAACAATGGTGCGAGGACGGGATATCAAGGTTCAAACCCATGCTGGTAACCTCAGAAGGATTCAAGAGTTTGTTGGGTATTACGATCCACTAcaatatcctcttctttttccatTTGGAACCCATGGATGGGATATAAATACTCGAACTCAACGTGGAAACAAAGTATCATGCCGGACATATTATAGCCATATGCTCCAG ATCCGCCCCAATGATCACTCAACAGTTTTGCAAGCGGGGCGACTTCTTCAACAATATGTTGTTGACAACTATGTGAAAATGGAAACAGGCAAGTTAAGATGGGTTCGACAAAGACAAAGGGAACTTCGAGCTGAATTGTATCAAGGCTTGCAAGATGCTTTGCACACAGGAGAGAATAATGCTG AAAATGTTGGCAGAAGAACGATATTACCATCGTCGTTCGTGGGCAGTCGTCGAGACATGACTCAACGGTACGAGGATGGAATGGCTATTGTTCTTAAAGAAGGCAAACCGGATATTTTTCTAACTATGACATGCAATCCATCATGGTCAGAAATAGCTTCGGAACTCAGTCCTACTCAAACTCCACAGGATCGTCCGGATCTAACAACTAGGATTTTCAGATCCAAGTTCGAACAATTAAAACAGGATGTTATTACCAAAGGTGTATTGGGAAAGGTGAAAAGTTATATTTATGTCACCGAATTTCAGAAAAGAGGATTGCCACACGTACATATGTTGCTAATCTTAGAAAACAATGACAAATTGAGTGATCCTGACCAATATGATAGTTTGGTCCAAGCGGAAATACCATGTAAAGAAACAGAACCACACTTACATGAGGCAGTGCTAAGGCATATGGTCCATGGTCCTTGCGGAACACTAAATCAATCTTCACCGTGCATGAAGAACGGTCAATGTAAACGCAACTACCCAAAAGAGTTCGTACCAGAGACACGACGAGGTGATGACTCATATCCTCAATATAGGAGGCGATTTGATACTCCAATTCCTATCAACCAAAATGTCACCATTGACAATAGATGGGTGGTTCCGTACAACCCTTGGCTACTACTGAAGTATGATTGCCATATCAATGTAGAGATATGTAGCAGTATCAAGAGCATAAAATATCTATACAAGTATTGCTATAAGGGACCAGACCGTGTGGCAATGGAGGTTCACAAAAGTTCTCATTATGATGAGGTGCAACAGTTTATTGATGCAAGATGGATTGCCGCTCCAGAGGCATGCTGGAGGATATTTCGATTCAACCTTTACCGAATGTACCCATCAGTTGAGAGGTTGCAAGTTCATTTGCCAAATCAACATCAAGTGAGCTTTTATGAGCACCAAACTATTTCTGAAATAGTTAATAATGACTATTTCTCAAGAACAATGCTCACTGAATTCTTTGCACTTAATCGGGCCGATGACCAACAATCTAGACATCTTTTGTACAGGAAAATTCCAGAATATTACAGTTGGCACAGCAAGGAAAAAGAATGGCGTCGACGTAGGTCACAAAAGAGAGCTATCGGTCGGATCTATACCGTTTCGCCAACAGAAGGTGAAAAATTCTATTTGCGTATTCTGTTGTCAAATGTAAGAGGCCCAACTGGTTGGGATGATTTGCTAACGGTCGATGGTGTCCAATATTCGTCCTTTAGGCAATCCGCTCAGCATCGAGGACTGTTGGAGAGTGATAGTAGTATAAGATCATGTTTGGTTGAGGCATCCATTTTGAGAATGCCATGTGCTTTAAGAAGGTTGTTTGCCACCATTCTAATTTTTTGTGAGCCAACAGATGTAAGAAGTTTGTGGGACGAGTTTCTTTCATGTATGGTGGATGATTACGCATCAACAAGCACTACAACCTGCAATGGGTTGACAAATCGTTTGCTTAGGGATTTAAATGACATCCTCCTACAACATGGAAAACATATTGCACAATACGATTTACCAGCTCTAACCTCGGACAGCGACAACGACAACTTCATGCCTAGAATTATTCAAGAAGAAATGTCCATCGAAGTTCCTCAAGAAGACCTGTGTTCTATAGAAAGATTGAATCATGACCAGTCTGCAGCTTTCAGGTGCATTATGAATACAATTGATCGAAGAGAGAGTGGAGTGTTCTTCGTGGATGGACCAGGAGGAGCAGGTAAGACATTTCTTTACAGAGCTATAATTGCAGACTTAAGAAGTAAAGGACATATTGTCTTGGTAACTGCGTCCTCAGGAATAGCTGCAACTTTACTGCCTGGTGGTCGAACAGCTCATTCTAGATTTAAGATCCCAATCAATGCAGATCCATCCTCCACGTGCAATATAAGTAAACAATCTGATCTTGCAAAACTGATTAGGCAGACGACCGCGATAATTTGGGATGAAGCGCCAATGACTAATAAAGCGACAATGGAATCACTGGACCGCACATTACGAGACATCTTAGAAAATAATACTCCATTTGGAGGGAAGGTGATGGTTATGGGAGGGGATTTTCGCCAAGTACTACCTGTTGTGCCGAAAGGAAGTAAGTCCCAAATGATTTCAGCTTCTATTGTTAAATCACATTTGTGGGCATTCACCAAAATTCTTCACTTGCGACAAAATATGCGATCCCTTAATGATCGTGATTTTGCGGAGTATCTTATGCGCATAGGGGATGGGATTGAGCCTACCATATGTGAAGACTTGGTACAAATAGAAGTAGGCATGGCAATACCATGGGAAGGTGAGGCATCGTTACACAAATTAATAGAAGAAACCTTTCCAAATTTGCAATCTCATGGGTGGGATGCATCTTATATGGTGGAGAGGGCGATATTGACACCCAAGAACCATGATGTGCAACAGCTTAATGATATAGTCATCAACCAATTTCCGGGAGACGAACGAATTTTAGCATCCTTTGATGAAGTAGAAGGAGATACAAATAATCTGTATCAACAAGAATATCTTAACTCGATCTCCACAGGTGGATTGCCACCTCATATGTTGAAGGTAAAAAAAGGTGCTCCTCTGATGTTACTGAGAAACATAGATCCTAAGGCAGGCTTATGCAATGGCACAAGGCTACTGTGTCGAGGAACTTTTCAAAATATGTTAGACGTGGAAATCTTAACAGGCCATCACTCTGGAAAAAGAGCTTTTCTGCCTCggataaaacacaaaacaacTGAGAACTCAGGACTACCCTTTGTGCTTATTAGAAAACAATTTCCTGTAAGGTTGAGTTTTGCCTTGACGATAAATAAATCACAAGGGCAAACTATCCCTAAGGTAGGGATCTATCTCCCTAAACATGTGTTCAGCCATGGTCAATTATACGTTGCTCTATCTCGAAGTATTTCTCAGTCAACCACAAAAATCTTAGTCAAAGAAGGAACAGTAGATGGAAAAAGGGGACAATTCACAAAGAATGTGGTGTTCAAAGAAATTTTGTTACCTGCACCTCAG GTTCATCCAATCAAAATTTATTCTATTGGTTGGGGAGGTACAGTTAAAGCAGACAAAACTCAACTATGGAAGATG TCACCACAAAATGAGATAATTAACATGGTTCTAAAATTTGGGAAGCTACACATGACAAAGTTATTGCTTTGTGCAATCAATCTTCGGTTCCTCATGG GTGGGCAAACAAAGGCATGGCACAAAAACTCAGCAAGCCTCCAGTTCTTCATGGTGAAGGCACTTTTATTGTGGACAGTAAATTCCAAGAAATCTGGTTCTATGGGAGAGAATGCTGGTGGAGCCCCACTGTTAGGGTGCAATGCTGCAAAGTCCTTGACTAAAAGATCTTGTCTTCAAGGACGAAGATGTTCAATGGAGAAGACGCTTGGCGCCAGGAAGAGGGGGAGGAAAGTTCATGTACAATATTTTGCGTTTGTAATTGTAGGAGAACGTATTCTTCAAGTAGGATCCCTTGTTAATGGGACATGTGAAGTTCTTTAA
- the LOC112721849 gene encoding uncharacterized protein, which yields MAWYCPEKKKYEAGRAQQPSRVFTTSATGVEGSETLIRGNYKIVGKILNVLFDSGVTHSLTAFEKASELGLKMVVLSYDLKVHNATSEAVVTRLGCPQVSFRVKQRDFVHDLICLSMTGFDLILGLDWLSKNCVLLNCSERTLHFMSKGGCECEDVVLLIANMSGEGQRLEQILVVCEFPEVFPKDIPDFPTAQEIEFQLSRYLDPGQSRLLLIECRHWN from the exons ATGGCCTGGTATTGTCCAGAAAAGAAGAAATATGAAGCTGGGAGAGCACAACAACCAAGTCGAGTATTTACTACTTCTGCTACAGGTGTTGAGGGATCCGAGACATTGATTAGAGGTAACTATAAAATAGTTggtaaaattttaaatgttttatttgaTTCTGGAGTGACACATTCACTCACAGCATTTGAGAAGGCTAGTGAGTTAGGATTAAAGATGGTAGTGTTGAGTTATGATTTGAAAGTGCATAATGCTACTTCTGAAGCTGTTGTAACTAGATTAGGTTGTCCACAAGTTTCGTTCCGAGTTAAACAGCGAGATTTTGTCCATGATTTAATTTGTCTATCGATGACTGGTTTTGATCTCATCTTGGGATTGGATTGGCTGTCTAAGAACTGCGTTTTGTTAAACTGTTCTGAAAGGACGTTGCATTTTATGTCGAAAGG TGGATGCGAATGTGAGGATGTTGTACTGTTAATTGCAAATATGTCAGGTGAGGGACAAAGGTTAGAGCAAATTCTGGTTGTATGTGAATTCCCAGAAGTGTTTCCGAAGGATATCCCTGATTTTCCTACTGCTCAAGAAATCGAGTTTCAATTGAGTCGGTACCTGGATCCAGGCCAATCTAGATTGCTCCTTATTGAATGTCGCCATTGGAATTGA
- the LOC112722699 gene encoding novel plant SNARE 13 isoform X1 yields the protein MATNLPMTPELEQIHGEIRDHFRALSNGFQRLDKIKDSHRQSSQLEDLTQKMRECKRLIKEFDREIKDGEGRNSQEVNKQLNDEKQSMIKELNSYVALRKTYMNTIGNKKIELFDMGAGAGEPTAEENVKLASEMSNQELIKEGMKQMDETDQAIERSKQVVQQTLEVGTQTATTLKGQTEQMGRIVNELDSIQFSIKKASQLVKEIGRKVATDKCIMLFLFLIVCGVIAIIVVKIVNPNNKDIRDIPGLAPPAQTRRLLYVRSREHFD from the exons ATGGCCACCAACTTGCCGATGACGCCTGAGCTGGAGCAGATCCACGGTGAGATCCGCGACCACTTTCGAGCCCTCTC AAATGGCTTCCAGAGGCTGGATAAAATTAAAGATTCCCATAGACAAAGTAGTCAACTGGAAGATCTCACGCAGAAGATGAGGGAATGCAAAAG GTTGATAAAGGAGTTTGATCGTGAAATTAAAGATGGGGAGGGAAGAAATTCCCAAGAAGTGAACAAGCAACTCAATGACGAAAAGCAATCAATG ATCAAGGAGCTAAACTCATATGTGGCACTGAGAAAAAC GTACATGAATACCATTGGCAATAAGAAAATTGAGCTTTTTGATATGGGAGCAGGAGCAGGTGAACCTACAGCTGAAGAAAATGTTAAATTGGCTTCAG AAATGTCAAATCAAGAACTTATCAAGGAGGGGATGAAGCAAATGGATGAAACTGATCAGGCTATTGAAAGATCTAAGCAG GTTGTACAACAAACCCTTGAAGTAGGCACTCAAACTGCTACCACCTTGAAGGGTCAA ACTGAGCAAATGGGTCGCATTGTCAATGAGCTTGACTCTATTCAGTTCTCAATTAAGAAGGCATCCCAACTTGTTAAGGAGATTGGTAGAAAG GTAGCTACAGACAAGTGCATTATGCTTTTCCTATTCCTTATCGTCTGTGGTGTAATCGCCATTATTGTGGTGAAG ATTGTGAATCCCAACAACAAAGATATTAGGGATATTCCGGGATTGGCTCCTCCAGCTCAGACCAGGAGACTCTTGTATGTAAGGAGCAGAGAACATTTTGATTGA